The Terriglobales bacterium genome window below encodes:
- the rdgB gene encoding RdgB/HAM1 family non-canonical purine NTP pyrophosphatase: MPHVLIATSNPGKLRDFAGAAAPHGLEVRGLPESVRAQVVAEDGATFEANARRKAEHYSRLVPGEMVLADDSGLEVDALGGAPGVDSALYASLERGSRANSSDAANNARLLRELQAIAGDRRTARFVCVLAAARDGRTLATFRGQAEGRILTAPRGSGGFGYDPLFLVPGLGKTFAELPPEEKAHHSHRGAAFRKFLEWYGGPSLRSG, encoded by the coding sequence ATGCCCCACGTCCTCATCGCCACCTCCAATCCCGGCAAGCTGCGCGACTTCGCCGGCGCCGCCGCTCCTCACGGGCTGGAGGTCCGCGGCCTGCCCGAATCGGTCCGGGCCCAAGTTGTCGCGGAGGACGGTGCTACCTTCGAGGCCAACGCCCGCAGGAAGGCCGAGCACTACAGCCGCCTCGTCCCCGGCGAAATGGTCCTGGCCGACGACTCCGGCCTGGAGGTAGATGCCCTGGGGGGCGCTCCCGGCGTCGACTCGGCGCTCTATGCCTCCCTGGAGCGCGGGAGCCGCGCCAACTCTTCCGACGCCGCCAACAACGCCCGCCTGCTGCGCGAACTGCAGGCCATCGCCGGCGACCGCCGCACCGCCCGCTTCGTCTGCGTGCTCGCCGCCGCCCGCGATGGTCGCACCCTGGCCACCTTCCGTGGCCAGGCCGAAGGCCGCATCCTCACTGCGCCCCGCGGTTCCGGCGGCTTCGGCTACGATCCCCTGTTCCTCGTCCCTGGGCTTGGCAAGACCTTTGCCGAGCTTCCCCCGGAGGAGAAGGCACACCACTCCCATCGTGGCGCCGCTTTCCGGAAGTTTCTGGAGTGGTACGGAGGTCCTTCGCTTCGCTCAGGATGA
- a CDS encoding GAF domain-containing protein, with protein MATPVMAFASIANECEAEGLSPKNGERIGHELAKVFSVHPEEVAILRVSGQNLGFVYPARLAQVGSIPLNTSNSVAARTATTKRPEVVNNFAQAKHASVFEAVELGDKPKPAPGQKMEKHMHVIQKLMSVPVTGAAGVLGVIQVSRKGESAPAAGPDFTPMDMQKLTAIASALAKCFK; from the coding sequence ATGGCCACACCGGTAATGGCGTTTGCCAGCATCGCCAATGAATGCGAGGCCGAGGGGCTGAGCCCCAAGAACGGAGAGCGGATCGGCCACGAGCTGGCCAAGGTATTCTCGGTGCATCCCGAAGAGGTCGCCATCCTGAGGGTATCGGGCCAGAACCTGGGCTTCGTCTATCCGGCGCGGCTGGCGCAGGTGGGCAGCATCCCCCTGAACACCAGCAACTCGGTGGCGGCGCGGACCGCCACCACCAAGCGGCCCGAGGTGGTCAATAACTTCGCGCAGGCCAAGCACGCCAGCGTCTTCGAGGCGGTGGAGCTGGGCGACAAGCCCAAGCCCGCGCCGGGGCAGAAGATGGAAAAGCACATGCACGTCATCCAGAAGCTGATGTCGGTGCCGGTGACGGGGGCGGCCGGGGTCCTGGGGGTGATCCAGGTCTCGCGCAAGGGGGAGTCGGCGCCGGCCGCCGGGCCTGACTTCACTCCCATGGACATGCAGAAGCTGACCGCCATCGCGAGCGCGCTGGCCAAGTGCTTCAAATAG